The genomic DNA ACGGTGGCCCCGTCCCGCCGGGCGGCCTGTGTCTTGAGCGGAACCCCGCCGACGGCACCGACCTTGCCGCCGTCGGTGATGGTCCCGGTCCCGGCGACGACCTTGCCCCCGGTCAGGTCCCCGGCACCGAGCTTGTCGACGATGCCGAGCGAGAACAGCAGGCCTGCGCTGGGCCCGCCGACGTCCTCCAGCCGGAGCTCGACGTCGACGCCGTCCTTGTCCATCCGGAGGTACCGGAGCGCGGCCGTGGTGGCCGAGTCCTGGGACTCCTTCATCTGCTCCTGGTTGTACTGCTCGATCTCGCTCACGTCGTCGCCGCTCGGGTAGACGGCGTCGCGCGGCATCACGGCCCGGTCGGTGTCGAACCAGCTGCTCAGCACGTCCCCGAGACGGATGCTCGCGTCCGGCCCGGTCGCCTCGATCGTCGTCATCCGCAGCTGGCCGCCGGTGTCGTGCGTCGGCGCGCCGCTGATCGTGATCACCTCGGCGCCCTGGTTCTTCCCCAGCACGTCGGCCGTCAGCCCCGGCTGCGCCACGGAGAACGGCAGGGGCGCGAACACGGCGGTCGCGAGCAGCGCCACGACGGGCAGACCGCAGAGGGCGAGGAACTGGGGACGTGTGAGACGAGAGAGCACGGAGTCAATCTAACGTGGCGCGATCCCCTCGGCTCCGACGCCCGGCACGACCCCGTCTCACCGCAGCGCCTCCGCCACCTCCCGGGCGGCGTGCTTCACGCGTTCGCCGACTCGTTCGGGGACGACGTCTGCCAGCATGACGACGCCGACGCTGCCCTCCACTCCCGTGACGCCGAGCAGGGGCGCCGCCGCTCCGCAGGCGCCGGCTTCCAGTTCGCCGTGGGTGAGGGTGTAGCCGGGGTCGTCCACGGCCTCACCGCCGGTGGGCCGGGGCGGCTGGCGGGCGGCCAGGATCGCCTTGCCCGCGGCGCCCCGTTCCAGGGGGTGGCGGAAGCCCGCGCGGTAGGCGACGTGGTAGTCGGTCCAGG from Streptomyces sp. CB09001 includes the following:
- a CDS encoding S16 family serine protease → MLSRLTRPQFLALCGLPVVALLATAVFAPLPFSVAQPGLTADVLGKNQGAEVITISGAPTHDTGGQLRMTTIEATGPDASIRLGDVLSSWFDTDRAVMPRDAVYPSGDDVSEIEQYNQEQMKESQDSATTAALRYLRMDKDGVDVELRLEDVGGPSAGLLFSLGIVDKLGAGDLTGGKVVAGTGTITDGGKVGAVGGVPLKTQAARRDGATVFLVPKAECSDARAELPKGLRLIPVTTLEGAVDSLKALASGKGDVPAC